One Pirellulales bacterium genomic window, GACGTGGGATCAGATCGGCCATGATCAGTTTGCCGCCCAGGCGTTCGACGGTTTCCTTGCCGACCGCGATTGCTGCTTGCACGGCCGCTACGTCGCCGCGGATGACGATCGTTACATAGGCTGCGCCGATCTTCTCCTTGCCGACCAACTCGACGGCGGCCGATTTCAGCATGTCGTCGGTCGCATGCAGGGCCGCGACCAGCCCTTGCGTTTCGATCAAGCCGATGGCTTGGGAAGTGCTCATGTGATTCTCCAACGGATGGCGTGAGTCGTAGGAATCCAATAGTGGACTGTAGGCGGGCGGCTGCTCGGCCAGCTTGCGCGTCGCTTCGACGGGGGCTGGCATTACCGTCCAGGTTGCCGCCGTCCCCATCTGTACGGCCAGCTCGGCCCCTTGCACGGCAGCTTCGCGCACATCGGCCGTGCGTCCGATGAGCTTGATGCACTGTACCGGACTGTCGGTACTCTCGATGCCCAGGATGTGGACGCCGGCGGCTTTGGCGCAGCGATCGGCAACTAACAGGGCCGGCGTCAGATTTCCCACCTCGATCAGAGCCAGACTATAGGGTTCAGGCGCGGGGGGAGGAGCGGGCTCAACGGGTTGCACCTCAGACGTCGCGCGGCGCGCGGGAGCCTTGCGCTTTACGGGGCGTTTGACCGGTTTCCGTAGTTGCGCGCCAGCCCGCGTGCGTCCGGCAACAGCAGGTTTGGCTTTCTTACGGGCCATTTTTTATCCGTACTGGGTCAGCTCGAAAGGCCGCGCCGTTTTAGTTCGGCCAGCACGCCCTGAACGATCTGGTTGATCTGCTTGGCATCGTTGCGTCCGGCCGGCGGACAGCCACCGAGCGGTTCGTCGGTGAATCCTTCCTCGGCCAGCAAGCACTGTAGATTCTCGCGCACCACGCCCAACTCGATCTGTTGCCCTTCGGAGAGAGGCTGCCGGCCCGCGCCCGGCTGAAATCCCCGCAGTGTAAGCGCCGCGCGAAAGCCTTCTGGGAAATCGGCCGTGTACATCATGGCGTCGAACAGACGCAGCACTTTGTACTGCAGCTCGCGTGCTTCATCGATTCGTCCGTCGACGGTCAGGTCGAACAGCTTGCGTGTGATCTCCGGAACGACACCGCTCGTGGCATTGGTGCCGCCATCGCAACCAACCAGCAGCATCGGCATCAGCGCCGCATCCCAGCCGGTGAGAAATGCGAAGTCGGGCCGATTCGGTCGCACGGCCGCGATCATGCGGATCATGTGCGGCAGATCGCCTGAGGAATCTTTGATCGCCACGATCTTTTCGAACTCTTCGCTCAATCGCTGCACGGTCGGCACGTCGATCGGCGAGGCGAACATCGGAATGTTGTACAGCGTCACATCGACCGGCGTGTTGCGGCCGATCTCACGAAAATACGCGTACACAGCCGGTGGGCTGAGCTTGTAGTAATAAGGGGACACAATGGCCACGGCCCGCACGCCCAGCGAATGATAGTACTCGCAGGCACGGATCGTTTCGCGCACGTTGGATTCAGCGGCCCCGGCCAGGATCGGCACGCGACCGCGCGTCTGGTCCGCCATGATGGCGATGATTCGCCGGCGCTCCTCGACCGTGAACCGCGTGAACTCACCTGTCGATCCGTTCGGGTAGAGTCCATGCACGCCGCGCTCGATCAACCAATCGGTGTAGCGGCGCAACTCGGGCTCGTTGATTTCGCCACGAGCGTCAAGCGGGACGATATTCGGTGTGAAAATACCGCGAAGGCGATTGTCGCCGGCCATTGGTGCGAGTCTCGTCGGTTGGAGGGCGTGGGTGGGCGAGCGGAGGATGAGGTCCGACTACGTGCGAAGCCCAGCCCGCAGGGCACGGCCACGGCCGGCCGGGATGACGCAGCATGAAAGCTTAGCCCACGGGTAAGCCTTGGGAAGGGGTGCATTAACCGTGGGGTTTTTACCCGGGGTTTAGCCGCCTCGGGACGGGTTATCCTTTCTTCCTGCCGCGGCCCCACACCGCTCGGCCGGGGGTGGCGCCGGTGTGCTCCCCCTCGGCCAGAACCTGTGTGCCGTTGACGAAGACGTGCAGCATACCAGTGGAATATTGATGCGATTCGGGATAGGTCGCGTGGTCTTGAATCTTGGCTGGGTCGAACACCACGACGTCAGCCAAGTAATTGGGACGCAACAGCCCTCGATCGCGCAGCCCCAGGTTCTCGGCCGGCAGCGAGGTGAGCTTGCGAATCGCCTCGGCCAGCGGAATCACCTTTTCGTCGCGAACATATTTGCCCAGTAGCTTCGCCACGTTTCCGTAGGTGCGGGGGTGCGTGTTCGATAGCATGAACGGCCCCTCGGGCGCTTCCGACGGAGCGTCGGACCCAAAGCTCACCCACGGCAGCGCGATGTTGCGCTTCACGTCTTCCTCGTCCATCATGAAATACACGGTGTCGACGCGGCTGTCGTCCTCGATCACCAGGTCCATCGCGGTTTCCTCGGGCGACGACTTGCGGCGTGCCGCGACCTCGGCCAGCGTCTTGCCCGTCAGGTTCTTAAGCGCCGGGTTCTTAAAACCCAACAGCAGCACGCGCTCGGGCGAGCCGGCCGCCAGCAATAAGTTTTCCCATTGATCACTGGGCGTGCGCATCTCGGTGACCAGGCGGGCACGAATCTGCGGTTCGCGCATCCGGGCGATCCATTGTTGCAGCCCTCCCTCTTGCACCCACGGCGGCATCGAACCATTCAGGCCGGTCGAGCCTGCTGTGTAGACGTACATGTCGGCTGTGATGCGCGTGCCTGCGGCGCGCGCGGCTTCGACCCTCTCGATCACGCGCGGGCGCTTCGACCAGTTGTCGCGACCGGCCGCCTTGAGGTGATAGATTTCGGCGGGCAGGTGGGCCTCGCGCGCGATGTGAATCAATTCGCCGACCGCCTCGAGCAACTTGTTTCCTTCGCTGCGCATGTGCGAGATGTACATGCCCTGGTATTCGGCCGCCACTTTGCACAGCTCGACCAGTTCGTCCGTCTTGGCATAAAAGGCGGGAGCGTAGATAAGGGACGAGCCGATGCCGAGC contains:
- a CDS encoding BMC domain-containing protein, with the protein product MARKKAKPAVAGRTRAGAQLRKPVKRPVKRKAPARRATSEVQPVEPAPPPAPEPYSLALIEVGNLTPALLVADRCAKAAGVHILGIESTDSPVQCIKLIGRTADVREAAVQGAELAVQMGTAATWTVMPAPVEATRKLAEQPPAYSPLLDSYDSRHPLENHMSTSQAIGLIETQGLVAALHATDDMLKSAAVELVGKEKIGAAYVTIVIRGDVAAVQAAIAVGKETVERLGGKLIMADLIPRPHADLAALLPK
- a CDS encoding dihydrodipicolinate synthase family protein — protein: MAGDNRLRGIFTPNIVPLDARGEINEPELRRYTDWLIERGVHGLYPNGSTGEFTRFTVEERRRIIAIMADQTRGRVPILAGAAESNVRETIRACEYYHSLGVRAVAIVSPYYYKLSPPAVYAYFREIGRNTPVDVTLYNIPMFASPIDVPTVQRLSEEFEKIVAIKDSSGDLPHMIRMIAAVRPNRPDFAFLTGWDAALMPMLLVGCDGGTNATSGVVPEITRKLFDLTVDGRIDEARELQYKVLRLFDAMMYTADFPEGFRAALTLRGFQPGAGRQPLSEGQQIELGVVRENLQCLLAEEGFTDEPLGGCPPAGRNDAKQINQIVQGVLAELKRRGLSS
- a CDS encoding D-aminoacylase: MPRWLFPALTFLLLAQTVTRAEQPPAGRETRPDAAPRAATNAPQFDVILRGGTIYDGTGNQPGVGDVAIVGDRIAAVGDLRTARAKREVDVRGMAVAPGFINMLSWATVSLLHDGRSQSDIRQGVTLEVFGEGWSMGPLNARMKKDMADGQADIKYQIPWTTLGEYLEYLVGRGISCNVASFVGATTLRIHALGYEDRAPTAVELDQMRGLVRQAMEEGALGIGSSLIYAPAFYAKTDELVELCKVAAEYQGMYISHMRSEGNKLLEAVGELIHIAREAHLPAEIYHLKAAGRDNWSKRPRVIERVEAARAAGTRITADMYVYTAGSTGLNGSMPPWVQEGGLQQWIARMREPQIRARLVTEMRTPSDQWENLLLAAGSPERVLLLGFKNPALKNLTGKTLAEVAARRKSSPEETAMDLVIEDDSRVDTVYFMMDEEDVKRNIALPWVSFGSDAPSEAPEGPFMLSNTHPRTYGNVAKLLGKYVRDEKVIPLAEAIRKLTSLPAENLGLRDRGLLRPNYLADVVVFDPAKIQDHATYPESHQYSTGMLHVFVNGTQVLAEGEHTGATPGRAVWGRGRKKG